The Pungitius pungitius chromosome 21, fPunPun2.1, whole genome shotgun sequence genome includes the window CCAGGCACCTGCCGGGCTGCTGCAACCCCTCCCTGTTCCTAGCCGTCCCTGGTCCCACGTGGCCTTGGACTTTGTGTCTGGATTACCGGCCTCCCAGGGTAGGACGGTGATATTAACAATAGTAGATCGGTTCAGTAAGGGGGTGCACCTGGTGGCCCTCCCCAAACTCCCTTCGGCGTCAGAGACGGCGGACCTCCTGATGAGCCATGTGTTCCGGCTCCATGGCCTCCCCCAGGATGTGCTCTCGGACAGAGGACCTCAGTTCATATCCCAGGTATGGCGGGCATTCTTCAAGGGGTTGGGCGCCTCTGTCAGTCTCTCTTCTGGTTATCACCCACAGACTAACGGGCAGacggagaggatgaaccagTGTGTGGAGACGGCACTCCGCTGTGTGGCTGCCAAGAACCCGTCCTCCTGGAGTCGGTTCCTCCCATGGGTTGAGTACTCGATTAACTCCCTTGTCAGCTCTGCCACAGGTCTCTCCCCTTTCGAGGTGTCGCTGGGGTACCAGCCACCGCTGTTTTCGGCACAACAACCTGAGGTGGCAGTTCCGTCGGTACAGACTCATCTGGACAGATGTCGTCGCATCTGGGGAGTCGCCAGAGCCGCTCTACTCCAAGCGGCTGAACGTAGTagccggggggccaaccgtcgccgGAACCCAGCGCCAACATACCACCCCGGGCAGAGAGTTTGGCTGTCCGCCAAGGATCTTCCCCTGCAGTCAACCGCCAAGAAGCTGGACCCCCGTTTCGTGGGCCCCTTTGAGGTCACGAAGGTGCTCAGTCCTGCCGCAGTGAAGCTGAAACTACCGGCTTCTATGCAGATCCATCCTGTGTTCCACGTATCAAGGATTAAGCCTGTCGCCTGCAGTCCTCTGATGCCTCCTGCCCCggacccacctccacccacaatcGTGGATGGACACCCTCAGTGGAGGGTTCGCCGACTGTTGGACGTTCGGCGTCGGGGGCGAGGGTACCAGttcctggtggactggaagggctatggCCCGGAGCACCGTAGCTGGGTATCTCGCCGGCTCATCATGGACCCGGGGCTTCTGACCGCCTTTTATCGAGCCCATCCCGAGAAGCCTGGCAAGTCGCCGGGTGGCtcccttggaggggggggtagtgttagggctcgacctgccagagagtcgcacacctgacgccgctctgctcatcgccacagctgcagctcgtcagctcatcccacagggaggttaagaagcagatctgccagtggctcgctgtgagttcgtgctctgtgtttccccagagagggttgattgttcttcccctgtgctcctcttggaaacccttccggaattccctacgcagagtttttgttttccctgtgagtatcgtgtgagttttcatttttttgattggactaagagcgcccacggactagagaagtttttggagttgccttttttttgttttttctcccccctgccaattaaggaggcagttctcgttttttggtttgtttctcgtatttggttaatttgtgaaataaactacgccgttttccggctaaacctaagctgtgtctggtgtcgtgcacttggggtcagagacaatccataacagaGGCCACCTGTCTTTGGAGAGGAAAACAGATAAGTCCCCTCAGGTCATGTTGTAAAAATAGGCCCACAATGTTACGTTGTCAAATAGTGACAGAAGTCACAGCCTGGGCACTAATCCCTGCGTGTTAATTGGTTTACGGCTCGCACCGCTCAGCTCCATCTGTTTTGGGTCTGACTCTGAACAGCCACCGCTTTGCAAACGCACAACAGGGCAAAGAAGCTTCACATCCAGGCCGCAGCTCGTCGGCCACGGAGGACGGACTTCAGCCATCCCACACGGGAACTAATTCAGCTCGGGTTCCCTTGGCTTTACGCTTCTTGTCGTCACATGCTCGCAGTGTCCAGGTATCTTGGCTTAAgcgctgtgcccccccccctccccccacccgtCTCTGGATGCCTGTCAGTCAGGTGCGTCTTAGTGCTCCGGTATTAGCCCACAGTGGGAGAGCTTGACGGCAGCACCAGACATGAGCGTTACCACGGAGGAGAGGGGCAGGCCCAACACCAAGGAGTACCGGGTGTATTTCAGTGAGTGCAGctctttggggggggtgggggggactaGGTTGTGTCTTGTGGATAATTTGACTGTAATAGTTGCTTGATAATTTGCAGCATTGACGGGTACTCTTAcgcactttttaaaaagaattaaaataattttgttctttttcacagaaAACTCAGAGGGCAAATACATCTCTCCGTTCCATGACATACCCATCTACGCAAATGAAGCCGAGGTCAGGTCCACGTGGCACACTCGTTGCTGAAGGGGTTTCATTGAAAAGCGCAGCTGCATTTGTACCGTTGGGAGTTTGAAAACTTCTTGCTGGGGCTGTGATGTATTCATGTTCATAAGAATACATTCATCATTTACCTCGGGTGGCCAATGTGACCCCAGTCCCTATTTCTGTTTTGCCTTCTGAAAAGTGAAGAGCAATCAGATGGAGTCAACCGTTTTGCAGTGGTGAACAGATGTTGTGACCCCTGGGCGCCATAGTTACCGGGCCGCCTTTACTGACCTTTTAGTATCCAAGCTTCGGTTGAGGCACAGAttgaaatagtaaaaaaaacgaGTGTTGTGTTCTTAAAAATATGTATCTGAATAGTCTTTGAGGTTTTACCCACTGTATACATCAGATACAAATGTAAAGACAATTAATTGTTGGCATTTCCGTTCATCTTGCAGAATATCTTTCATGCAGTTGTGGAGGTTCCAAGATGGACAAATGCAAAGATGgaggtatatatataatataaatggaTGCAAGTATTTGAAATATTATATTGCATATACTGTTGAATAAATATAAAGTAAATCTAATCCTTTGTCACAGACATAGTTTGGATTTGTCTACACACTTGTTACAGTGTATCTTTTAATATCCAAATTTCTGTTTGGATCAGATTGCCACCAAAGATCCTCTCAATCCGCTGAAACAAGATATGAAGAAGGGGAACCTCCGTTATGTAGCGAATGTGTTTCCTCACAAAGGCTACATCTGGAATTATGGAGCTATTCCACAGGTGAATTCCATAAACAACACTCAGATACAACAGGGAAACAGACTGTGTTTCTGCTTTCTGCTCCATCAAACAGAAGCTTTCTCCTTTCACAGACATGGGAGGACCCAAACCACAAGGACAGCGACACAGGTTGCTGTGGAGACAATGATCCTATTGATATATGTGACATAGGAAATAAGGTGACTGGCATCTTGGAAGaaacagatttgaaaaaaactgtgtgcagctttttttttttacatgtcttTGGTTTTTCAGGTGTGCTCTCGAGGAGAAATAATCCAAGTGAAGGTTTTGGGAACTCTGGCTTTGATCGATGAGGGTGAAACAGACTGGAAGGTCATTGTGATCAATACTGAGGACCCCGAAGCGGCCGACTTCAACGGTATGAAAATCCTGTAATAGGCAAGGAAAGAAATATCTGTAATGAGTCACACAAGCTATTTGTTGCAGACATCGATGATGTAAGACGACTGAAGCCTGGATACCTGGAAGCGACTGTTGATTGGTTCAAAAGATACAAAATCCCAGACGGGAAACCAGAAAACCAGTTTGCTTTCAACGGAGAGTTCAAGGACAGGGTACACCTTTTACACTTGGATTCACAGGATTAGTGCTGCGGTTTACAAATGTCAGGACATGTTTTTAAGCTCCATAGATTAAGTGATGAAATATTTTTAGAGAGAAGATTGGAAGgcccatttttttaaatggtcttttCCAGGACTTTGCCATTAAAACCATAAAGAGCACCAACGAGTTTTGGAAGGCGCTGATATCCAAGAGGACCAATGCTGGCGAGTTAAATTGGTGAGAACCTACTGCATCATCCAGACAGCAAAAGAGGCTAAATGACGCTGTTTTGGGCTTCCTGTCAATATTTCTTGTCATAACATCACCAAGAGAGTGATCAAGAGGACTTCTACCTATAACTGCCATcttgatttgtatttttacattagCATAGCACCAGATGCAGTAGAAGGACTCATTACGGGAGTCTtgtctgtattttatttaaacaatgaaaacatttccttttgtttcatcTCCTTCTTGAATCAGCATGAACACCAGTGTCTCAGAGAGTCCATTCTGCTGCTCCGCTGGAGACGCACAAGCTGTGGTTGAGTCTGTAAGTATGTCTTAATTTCTTAAATTCATGTGACCATCTTAATCCCTGTCTTTTGTGAGGCATGTGTTGGGCGTAAACGCGTGCTGTTTAACCTGGAAACAGACCATAAGAGATGATCAATAGTGACAGAAGACACTTATGAGACCATTCCCTCATGCATCCGTTGAGAAAAGAATAACATCAATAACTTTTACAGACAAGCGCTTTTGGAGCCGAAGATCCAATTCCAAGCTCAGGTGagtgtttgaatatttattaGTTTTATTGCAGCTATATTTACTctaggaaataaaaaaatgctttattttgtttctcaGTCGATACATGGTACTACTATGAGAAGTAGGAGGATAAATCCTCGGCTGAAAACGCCCTTCACGTCTTGCTCCCTCCATCTGGTTTCAACACATCAGAGGACCACACAAACTGGATGGATTGGTTCATATTTCATGTTGCATTTAATTGATTCTCTGTTTACACAGGACATGTCTGATGCCGTTTAAACGTGCTTGTTGTGTGATTGTGAAATATTAGATTTAAGACATATAGTAGTCACCTATAAGTTCAGACTTGACAAAAAATTACAATAAACTACTCTAAACCCAAGGCTTTCGGGTATTGTATTGATTTTATTGCCAAGACTATTGTCATTATTACCACACATTTAGAATGTTAAGTTAATAATTGTGTACTATTAGAAATAACCTATTTTGGTGCGGTAGGAATCATTTCTGTGAATTTACAACTCATTGCACTACTGCCTATACGGGCAATTCCAAAAAATAATATGATATAGCAAAACAACAGGTTATTAACTGGTTATTAAGTATTTGGGTGGAAGTGGATAAAAAAAGGGGATGCTTAGGCTCCAATGAAACAGTCTAGAGGCCTAT containing:
- the ppa1a gene encoding inorganic pyrophosphatase 2, mitochondrial; this translates as MSVTTEERGRPNTKEYRVYFKNSEGKYISPFHDIPIYANEAENIFHAVVEVPRWTNAKMEIATKDPLNPLKQDMKKGNLRYVANVFPHKGYIWNYGAIPQTWEDPNHKDSDTGCCGDNDPIDICDIGNKVCSRGEIIQVKVLGTLALIDEGETDWKVIVINTEDPEAADFNDIDDVRRLKPGYLEATVDWFKRYKIPDGKPENQFAFNGEFKDRDFAIKTIKSTNEFWKALISKRTNAGELNCMNTSVSESPFCCSAGDAQAVVESTSAFGAEDPIPSSVDTWYYYEK